One region of Astyanax mexicanus isolate ESR-SI-001 chromosome 15, AstMex3_surface, whole genome shotgun sequence genomic DNA includes:
- the lgi1b gene encoding leucine-rich glioma-inactivated protein 1b gives MLLLLGFARPCPALLLLLLLLASSARISESRRGKQPRCPQGCTCTKDNALCENLRSVPHSFPPDVVSLSFVKSGFSQITSGSFLLTPSLQLLLFTANSFDSIDEDAFQGLPHLEYLFIENNKIESISPQAFRGLKSLLHLSLAYNNLETLPKDVFMGMDALTKVDLRGNMFNCDCKLKWLVEWMFNTNATVDQMYCSGPPVYQGKKINDLMPQSFDCISTEFASMKSLKFESISVEAFTFGNDQYAVFAQPFAGTCSFMEWDHVNLEFRAYDTIESTSTVVCKPMVIDNQLFIVVAQLFGGSHIYKRDVSANKFIKIQDIDILKIRKPNDIEVFRVDGKSFFVIADSSKAGSTTLYKWNGNGFYSHQSLHPWYRDTDVEYLDIEGKPHLILSSSSQRPVVYQWSKAQKQFDRRTDIPEMEDVYAVKHFKAKNELYICLTRFIGDSKVMRWNGGIFTEVQAMPSRGSMVFQPITIGNWQYAILGSDYSLTQVYQWDPKKNHFVHFQEMNIQAPRSFSLVSIDNREFLLASSFKGKTQIYEHLMIDLSN, from the exons atgctgctgctgctcggcTTTGCTCGCCCGTGCccggctctgctgctgctgctgctgctgctcgccTCCAGCGCGCGGATCTCCGAGAGCCGCAGAGGTAAACAGCCGCGCTGCCCGCAGGGATGCACCTGCACCAAAGATAACGCGCTGTGCGAAAACCTCAGATCCGTCCCGCACAGCTTCCCTCCAGACGTCGTCTCCCT atCATTTGTGAAGTCTGGATTCAGTCAAATCACATCGGGAAGCTTCTTACTCACGCCGTCCCTCCAGCTTCT CCTGTTTACAGCCAACTCTTTTGACTCTATTGATGAAGATGCATTCCAGGGTCTACCACATCTGGAATATCT GTTCATTGAAAACAACAAAATCGAGTCAATCTCACCTCAGGCCTTTAGAGGTTTGAAATCTCTCCTACACCT GAGCCTCGCCTATAATAATCTAGAGACATTACCCAAAGATGTTTTTATGGGGATGGATGCCTTAACAaaagt GGATCTTCGAGGAAACATGTTTAACTGTGACTGTAAGCTGAAATGGCTGGTGGAATGGATGTTTAACACGAATGCAACAGTGGACCAGATGTACTGCAGTGGGCCTCCAGTTTACCAGGGGAAGAAGATCAATGATCTGATGCCTCAGTCATTTGACTGTATATCCACAG AGTTTGCCTCCATGAAGTCACTCAAGTTTGAATCCATTTCTGTGGAGGCCTTCACCTTTGGAAATGATCAGTACGCAGTGTTTGCTCAGCCCTTTGCTGGAACATGCAGCTTCATGGAATGGGACCATGTTAATCTGGAGTTCAGAGCTTACGACACCATAGAGA GCACGTCCACAGTGGTCTGCAAACCAATGGTAATCGACAACCAGCTCTTTATCGTCGTTGCCCAGCTTTTCGGAGGTTCACACATCTACAAGCGAGACGTCTCAGCCAACAAATTCATCAAGATCCAGGACATTGACATCCTGAAGATTCGGAAGCCGAACGACATTGAGGTGTTCCGGGTGGATGGCAAGTCGTTCTTCGTGATTGCAGACAGCTCCAAGGCAGGGTCCACCACTTTATACAAGTGGAACGGGAACGGCTTCTACTCCCATCAGTCTCTGCACCCCTGGTACCGTGACACAGACGTAGAGTACCTCGATATTGAAGGCAAGCCTCATCTGATTCTCTCCAGCAGCTCACAGCGTCCCGTCGTCTACCAGTGGAGTAAGGCCCAGAAGCAGTTTGACAGACGGACGGATATTCCAGAGATGGAGGACGTCTACGCTGTCAAACACTTTAAGGCCAAAAACGAGCTCTACATCTGCCTGACCCGCTTCATTGGTGACTCCAAGGTGATGCGATGGAATGGCGGCATCTTCACTGAAGTCCAAGCCATGCCTTCTCGAGGCTCTATGGTCTTTCAGCCTATCACCATTGGCAACTGGCAGTACGCCATCCTGGGCAGTGATTACTCTCTCACCCAGGTGTACCAGTGGGACCCCAAGAAGAACCACTTTGTACACTTCCAGGAGATGAACATTCAGGCACCCAGATCTTTCTCTTTGGTGTCCATTGACAACCGAGAGTTCCTGCTGGCCTCCAGCTTCAAAGGGAAGACTCAAATTTATGAGCATTTAATGATCGATCTAAGTAATTAA
- the slc35g1 gene encoding solute carrier family 35 member G1: MGDFRSRSGSESAADEGGADPVLLVVPCREEEDEDVATVVLVRRAGEEEEGSGAAGRPREDGGEDGARLPKNSRPTGVPGRLLSAVCRSCRGAGPERTGRPAAEITTTTAENKPACAALGLVYTLLASVFFSIAALLVKKIEGMHAVEISAIRCFFQMLFVIPPMIYYNTGFIGPRGMRIYLFLRGFLGSNAMILLYYAVLQMPLADATVIMFSNPVFTSLLAWIFLKERCTIWDVVFTVFTLTGVILIARPPFLFGGEPTGIEGDYTNHIKGTVAAFAGAIGAACTMVILRKMGKNVHYYLSTWYYAVLGFIECIVALFIIDEWTMPSCGWDRWNLMAIGILGIAGQMFLTKALQIEKAGPVALMRTMDVVLAFVLQFLFLNRSPTWWSVGGALCVISSTSGVALRKWYNSSRQQT; this comes from the exons ATGGGCGATTTCAGGAGTAGGAGTGGTTCTGAGAGTGCGGCTGATGAAGGTGGTGCTGACCCGGTTCTGTTGGTTGTGCCTtgtagagaggaggaggatgaggacgTGGCGACCGTGGTGTTGGTTCGCCGAgccggggaggaggaggagggctcTGGAGCGGCCGGGCGGCCCCGGGAGGACGGAGGGGAGGACGGGGCTCGACTCCCAAAAAACTCGCGGCCTACCGGCGTCCCCGGGCGGCTGCTCTCGGCCGTGTGTCGCAGCTGCCGGGGAGCAGGACCGGAGCGCACGGGGCGGCCAGCAGcggaaataacaacaacaacag CGGAGAACAAGCCAGCATGTGCTGCTCTTGGACTCGTCTACACTCTGCTGGCCTCGGTTTTCTTCTCAATCGCTGCTCTCCTTGTGAAGAAAATTGAGGGCATGCATGCTGTTGAAATCAGTGCAATACGGTGCTTTTTCCAGATGCTGTTTGTTATTCCTCCTATGATCTACTACAA CACTGGGTTTATAGGGCCGCGTGGCATGCGAATCTACCTGTTCCTGAGAGGGTTTCTAGGCTCCAATGCGATGATCCTGCTGTACTATGCCGTGCTGCAGATGCCCCTGGCTGATGCCACCGTCATCATGTTTAGCAACCCCGTCTTCACGTCTCTGCTGGCCTGGATTTTCCTGAAGGAGCGCTGCACCATCTGGGATGTGGTCTTCACTGTGTTCACGCTTACCGGTGTCATCCTCATAGCCAGGCCTCCTTTTCTGTTTGGTGGAGAGCCAACGGGAATTGAGGGCGATTACACCAACCACATTAAGGGCACGGTGGCAGCCTTCGCTGGGGCCATCGGGGCAGCCTGCACTATGGTGATTCTGAGGAAGATGGGCAAAAACGTCCATTACTACCTTTCCACCTGGTACTATGCTGTGCTGGGCTTCATCGAGTGCATCGTGGCCTTGTTCATTATTGACGAGTGGACGATGCCGTCCTGCGGCTGGGACCGGTGGAACCTGATGGCTATCGGCATTCTGGGTATAGCTGGGCAGATGTTCCTGACCAAAGCTCTGCAAATCGAGAAGGCTGGCCCAGTAGCGCTCATGAGGACTATGGACGTGGTTCTGGCCTTCGTCCTGCAGTTCCTCTTCCTCAATCGCAGTCCAACCTGGTGGAGCGTCGGTGGAGCTCTGTGTGTGATCAGCAGTACCAGCGGCGTGGCGCTGAGAAAGTGGTACAACAGCAGCAGACAACAAACCTGA